From Hirundo rustica isolate bHirRus1 chromosome 1, bHirRus1.pri.v3, whole genome shotgun sequence, a single genomic window includes:
- the OTULIN gene encoding ubiquitin thioesterase otulin isoform X1 → MSGERRRPGRARRPPLGPGPAAPGGARRAAPASGGGAGRCRAGRSAAESQDNLQGWITEPTSLSAGAGEKKESVPTQLMKHENEVGVASEELGSANAAADHKEQPASEIRQDCVYRSSGRPERTDKIKSLVMDQDAYSNSELYVPVSSSAVESSEESEEDMYRDEEEIEREKILLCETNSSEYKVSVSPEMDIMEYCRKEWRGNTPAAKRMRKGYEAVAQKFASIRRIRGDNYCAFRATLFQALSQATQLPRWLQSEDITMLPENLLSKYDWIKQWQLRQKPGKRMGEISDEIKDYLILLRKKWKNISEINGPLEKQEACDKLFKNEEEEYSLYEALKFLMLNTAIELYNADKSGRRVPVFSWLLFARDTSSNPRQLMHNHLNHIGHSGGLEQVEMFLLAYALQYTIQVYRLYKYSTDEFITLYPNDPEEDWPVVTLITEDDRHYNIPVRMCQETML, encoded by the exons ATGAGCGGCGAGCGGCGACGGCCGGGCCGAGCTCGGCGCCCTCCCctcgggcccggcccggcggcgcccggcggggctcggcgggcagcgccggcctcgggcggcggcgcggggcggtgccgggcggGACGGAGCGCGGCGGAAAG CCAGGATAATCTTCAAGGGTGGATAACAGAACCAACCAGCCTTTCTGCAggtgcaggagagaaaaaagagagtgTTCCCACACAGCTGATGAAGCATGAAAACGAAGTTGGTGTTGCTTCTGAGGAACTTGGTTCAGCAAATGCAGCTGCAGACCATAAAGAGCAACCTGCGTCAGAAATAAGACAAGACTGTGTATACAGAAGTAGTGGGAGACCTGAGAGGACAGATAAAATTAAATCTCTTGTGATGGATCAGGATGCATACAGCAACTCTGAACTATATGTACCTGTGTCTAGTTCAGCAGTGGAGTCATCTGAGGAGAG CGAGGAGGACATGTATCGTGATGAAGAAGAAATAGAGAGGGAGAAAATACTACTTTGTGAAACAAATTCATCAG AATATAAAGTAAGTGTTTCACCTGAAATGGACATTATGGAGTATTGCAGAAAGGAATGGAGAGGAAATACACCAGCAGCAAAAAGGATGAGGAAG gGATATGAAGCAGTTGCTCAGAAGTTTGCATCGATAAGGAGAATACGAGGTGATAACTATTGTGCTTTCAGAGCAACTCTTTTCCAGGCATTAAGCCAAGCTACCCAGTTACCAAGGTGGCTGCAGAGTGAGGATATTACTATG CTTCCTGAAAACTTGCTGAGCAAGTATGACTGGATCAAGCAGTGGCAGCTCAGACAGAAACCTGGCAAGAGGATGGGAGAAATTAGTGATGaaataaaagattatttaaTACTTCTAAGGAAAAAG TGGAAGAATATAAGTGAAATAAATGGTCCCCTTGAGAAACAAGAAGCTTGTGATAAATTGTTCAAAAACGAAGAGGAGGAGTACAGTCTCTATGAAGCACTGAAATTTTTGATGCTTAACACTGCCATTGAATTATACAACGCCGATAAAAGTGGAAGGAGAGTGCCTGTCTTCTCCTGGCTCTTGTTTGCACGGGATACATCCAGCAACCCTCGTCAGTTAATGCACAATCACTTGAATCATATTGGTCACAGTGGAGGCCTTGAACAA GTGGAAATGTTCCTTCTTGCTTATGCTCTGCAGTATACCATCCAAGTGTACCGACTCTATAAGTACAGCACTGATGAGTTCATCACACTTTACCCCAATGACCCGGAGGAGGACTGGCCTGTGGTGACCCTCATAACTGAAGATGACAGACATTATAATATTCCAGTCCGAATGTGCCAAGAGACCATGCTGTGA
- the OTULIN gene encoding ubiquitin thioesterase otulin isoform X2: MKHENEVGVASEELGSANAAADHKEQPASEIRQDCVYRSSGRPERTDKIKSLVMDQDAYSNSELYVPVSSSAVESSEESEEDMYRDEEEIEREKILLCETNSSEYKVSVSPEMDIMEYCRKEWRGNTPAAKRMRKGYEAVAQKFASIRRIRGDNYCAFRATLFQALSQATQLPRWLQSEDITMLPENLLSKYDWIKQWQLRQKPGKRMGEISDEIKDYLILLRKKWKNISEINGPLEKQEACDKLFKNEEEEYSLYEALKFLMLNTAIELYNADKSGRRVPVFSWLLFARDTSSNPRQLMHNHLNHIGHSGGLEQVEMFLLAYALQYTIQVYRLYKYSTDEFITLYPNDPEEDWPVVTLITEDDRHYNIPVRMCQETML, encoded by the exons ATGAAGCATGAAAACGAAGTTGGTGTTGCTTCTGAGGAACTTGGTTCAGCAAATGCAGCTGCAGACCATAAAGAGCAACCTGCGTCAGAAATAAGACAAGACTGTGTATACAGAAGTAGTGGGAGACCTGAGAGGACAGATAAAATTAAATCTCTTGTGATGGATCAGGATGCATACAGCAACTCTGAACTATATGTACCTGTGTCTAGTTCAGCAGTGGAGTCATCTGAGGAGAG CGAGGAGGACATGTATCGTGATGAAGAAGAAATAGAGAGGGAGAAAATACTACTTTGTGAAACAAATTCATCAG AATATAAAGTAAGTGTTTCACCTGAAATGGACATTATGGAGTATTGCAGAAAGGAATGGAGAGGAAATACACCAGCAGCAAAAAGGATGAGGAAG gGATATGAAGCAGTTGCTCAGAAGTTTGCATCGATAAGGAGAATACGAGGTGATAACTATTGTGCTTTCAGAGCAACTCTTTTCCAGGCATTAAGCCAAGCTACCCAGTTACCAAGGTGGCTGCAGAGTGAGGATATTACTATG CTTCCTGAAAACTTGCTGAGCAAGTATGACTGGATCAAGCAGTGGCAGCTCAGACAGAAACCTGGCAAGAGGATGGGAGAAATTAGTGATGaaataaaagattatttaaTACTTCTAAGGAAAAAG TGGAAGAATATAAGTGAAATAAATGGTCCCCTTGAGAAACAAGAAGCTTGTGATAAATTGTTCAAAAACGAAGAGGAGGAGTACAGTCTCTATGAAGCACTGAAATTTTTGATGCTTAACACTGCCATTGAATTATACAACGCCGATAAAAGTGGAAGGAGAGTGCCTGTCTTCTCCTGGCTCTTGTTTGCACGGGATACATCCAGCAACCCTCGTCAGTTAATGCACAATCACTTGAATCATATTGGTCACAGTGGAGGCCTTGAACAA GTGGAAATGTTCCTTCTTGCTTATGCTCTGCAGTATACCATCCAAGTGTACCGACTCTATAAGTACAGCACTGATGAGTTCATCACACTTTACCCCAATGACCCGGAGGAGGACTGGCCTGTGGTGACCCTCATAACTGAAGATGACAGACATTATAATATTCCAGTCCGAATGTGCCAAGAGACCATGCTGTGA